In Populus nigra chromosome 10, ddPopNigr1.1, whole genome shotgun sequence, the following proteins share a genomic window:
- the LOC133704785 gene encoding ethylene receptor 2-like, producing MLKALAPGLLLILSLLISASANDNGFSRCNCEDEGSLWIIESILESQRVSDFLIAVAYFSIPIELLYFVSCSNVPFKWVLFEFIAFIVLCGLTHLINGMTYGPHTFQLMLALTVFKILTALVSCATAITLFTLIPLLLKVKVREFMLKKKAWDLGREVGIIMKQKEAGLHVRMLTQEIRKSLDRHTILYTTLVELSKTLGLQNCAVWMPNEMKTLMDLTHELNRGNYLSSDNPSIPITDPDVVRIKRSEAVNILRPDSALAAASHGESGEPGPVAAIRMPMLHVSNFKGGTPEIVQACYAILVLVLPGGQPRSWTNQEVEIIKVVADQVAVALSHAAVLEESQLMREKLEEQNRALQQAKMNAMMASKARGAFQKVMSDGMKRPMHSILGLISLIQDGNLSGEQRIIVDAMMRTSNVLSTLINDVTEISIKDSGRFSLDMRSFGLHAMIKEAACLAKCLCIYRGFGFSIEVDKSLPDNVMGDERRVFQVILHMVGNLLDHNNGGGFVVLRFFSENGSQERNDQRWTTWRPCMSDGDVYIRFEIAINNSGSESEGSASMLQLSGKRFASDGVEEGLSFSICKKLVHLMQGKIWMMPNSQGFAESMGFVLRFQLRPSIAVAISESGESSENPHSNSFFKGLQVLLADADDLNRAVTRKLLERLGCNVATVASGFECLSALGPAASFQVVLLDLQMPELDGYEVAVRIRKFRSRSWPLIIAMTASSDDDVWDKCLQIGINGVIQKPVVLKGISYELRRVLANKVV from the exons ATGTTAAAAGCATTAGCTCCTGGGCTGCTGTTGATTTTATCACTCCTGATATCAGCTTCTGCAAACGACAACGGGTTTTCTCGATGTAATTGTGAAGATGAGGGCAGTTTATGGATCATAGAAAGCATTCTAGAGAGCCAAAGAGTGAGTGATTTCTTGATTGCCGTGGCCTATTTTTCAATCCCTATCGAGCTGCTATACTTCGTTAGCTGCTCAAATGTTCCATTCAAATGGGTTCTCTTCGAGTTCATTGCTTTCATTGTTCTATGTGGATTAACCCATTTGATCAATGGCATGACGTACGGCCCCCACACATTTCAGCTTATGCTTGCTCTCACTGTCTTCAAGATTTTAACTGCTCTGGTTTCTTGTGCCACTGCCATTACCCTTTTCACTCTCATTCCTTTGCTTCTCAAAGTGAAGGTCAGAGAATTCATGTTGAAGAAGAAGGCGTGGGATCTTGGTCGTGAAGTTGGGATTataatgaaacaaaaagaagCTGGGTTGCATGTTCGTATGCTTACTCAAGAGATTCGAAAATCACTGGATAGGCATACGATTTTGTATACTACCCTTGTTGAGTTATCTAAGACATTGGGGTTGCAAAACTGTGCTGTTTGGATGCCTAATGAGATGAAAACCCTGATGGATTTGACCCATGAGCTGAATAGGGGTAATTATTTGAGTTCAGATAATCCTTCAATTCCAATCACTGATCCTGATGTTGTTAGGATTAAACGAAGTGAAGCGGTAAACATTCTTCGGCCTGACTCAGCGCTTGCTGCTGCAAGCCATGGGGAGTCTGGTGAGCCAGGGCCTGTGGCTGCAATTCGAATGCCAATGCTTCATGTTAGCAATTTCAAAGGGGGGACTCCTGAGATAGTTCAGGCTTGTTATGCGATTTTGGTATTGGTTCTCCCCGGTGGACAACCCAGATCCTGGACCAACCAGGAAGTAGAGATAATTAAGGTGGTAGCTGATCAGGTGGCCGTGGCTCTCTCTCATGCTGCAGTTCTTGAAGAGTCCCAACTCATGAGGGAGAAGTTGGAGGAGCAAAACCGAGCTTTGCAACAGGCCAAAATGAACGCAATGATGGCAAGCAAAGCTAGGGGTGCTTTTCAGAAGGTAATGAGTGATGGGATGAAAAGACCAATGCATTCGATCTTGGGTTTGATTTCCTTGATACAGGATGGTAATTTGAGTGGTGAGCAACGGATTATTGTTGATGCAATGATGAGGACTAGCAATGTCCTATCAACGTTGATAAATGATGTGACTGAAATTTCAATAAAGGATAGTGGAAGATTTTCATTGGATATGAGATCATTTGGGTTACATGCCATGATCAAAGAAGCAGCATGCCTTGCCAAATGCTTGTGCATTTATAGGGGCTTTGGTTTTTCAATTGAGGTTGACAAGTCCTTGCCGGATAATGTTATGGGTGATGAAAGGAGGGTTTTTCAGGTGATTTTGCATATGGTTGGGAACCTACTTGATCACAACAATGGAGGAGGGTTTGTAGTGCTTCGGTTTTTCTCAGAGAATGGAAGTCAAGAGAGGAATGATCAGAGATGGACCACCTGGAGACCATGCATGTCTGATGGGGATGTATATATCAGATTTGAAATTGCAATAAACAATAGTGGCTCCGAATCAGAGGGCTCAGCTTCAATGTTACAACTTAGTGGTAAGAGGTTTGCCAGCGATGGAGTTGAGGAGGGCTTGAGCTTCAGCATTTGCAAAAAGCTGGTCCAT TTGATGCAAGGTAAGATCTGGATGATGCCCAACTCTCAAGGTTTTGCTGAAAGCATGGGATTTGTTCTTCGGTTCCAACTTCGACCATCCATTGCAGTGGCCATCTCTGAATCTGGAGAATCTTCAGAGAACCCACATTCCAACTCTTTTTTCAAAGGCTTGCAAGTTCTATTAGCTGATGCTGATGATTTGAACAGAGCCGTGACTCGGAAGCTGCTTGAGAGGCTAGGTTGCAATGTTGCTACTGTTGCATCTGGGTTTGAATGCCTTAGTGCTCTTGGACCAGCTGCATCTTTCCAAGTGGTTCTTTTGGATCTTCAGATGCCTGAGTTGGACGGATATGAAGTTGCAGTGAGAATCCGGAAGTTTAGAAGTCGAAGTTGGCCTTTGATCATTGCCATGACAGCAAGTTCTGATGACGATGTGTGGGACAAATGCCTGCAAATCGGAATCAATGGTGTCATTCAGAAACCAGTTGTTCTAAAAGGAATTTCCTATGAGCTTCGAAGAGTCCTGGCAAACAAAGTTGTTTGA
- the LOC133705162 gene encoding transcriptional regulator SUPERMAN-like, whose product MESAKQGSPEASSEENYDSQEQVKEDLSSNTATTAKRSYECSFCKRGFTNAQALGGHMNIHRKDRANRTRGKNLASSSSVSSKANEEIKNPRYMVPNSSIPTNYYPFLEAQRNHEMYFQPPAGSSPRQPYSNYKHGSQDFLGPRSQSLSMNEELWGKGLSLQIGSANIQDSGGNRRVSDDDEVDLELRLGRDR is encoded by the coding sequence atggagTCGGCTAAACAAGGAAGCCCAGAGGCTTCAAGTGAAGAAAATTATGATAGCCAAGAACAAGTCAAAGAAGATTTATCAAGCAATACAGCAACTACTGCTAAACGCTCATATGAATGTTCTTTTTGCAAGAGAGGCTTCACAAACGCGCAGGCCTTAGGGGGACACATGAACATACATCGGAAAGATCGAGCTAATCGAACAAGAGGCAAAAACCTTGCAAGTTCCTCATCAGTTTCAAGCAAAGCCAATGAGGAAATCAAGAATCCTAGATATATGGTACCAAATTCAAGTATACCCACAAATTACTATCCGTTTTTGGAGGCTCAAAGGAATCATGAAATGTATTTTCAGCCACCTGCAGGTTCTAGCCCTAGACAGCCATATAGCAATTACAAACATGGTAGCCAGGATTTTCTTGGGCCAAGATCTCAATCTTTGAGCATGAACGAAGAGCTTTGGGGTAAAGGTCTAAGCTTGCAAATTGGGTCTGCCAATATCCAAGATAGTGGAGGGAATAGGAGGGTTTCTGACGATGACGAAGTCGATCTGGAGCTTAGACTTGGACGTGACCGCTAA